One part of the Opitutales bacterium genome encodes these proteins:
- a CDS encoding PEP-CTERM sorting domain-containing protein, which produces MNHLTKIFCLSASAVSLVAQTTIVDFDTEPNGSGSFFINDNPLGGWTVGSGVSTFDTGFSSTTVIGVGNSPAGTAPLMIGGASGSYASDTSLPSVPEIRTLQNSSAGANNTFVNRVDTGGVLFSTRAAFVVESENWLSSTAGGVSLDSYQIDIVRLDGSSANANLRALVRDGGNYHVSTTAVTSEDTLSLDFSAETWVNLGSSGDSLLTTEFRSYSGASSITFSQVDAVGFIYEYSIMGDSGDGNQDLRIGNFEVTATAIPEPSTYALFASILGLGVIYFRRRKA; this is translated from the coding sequence ATGAATCACCTCACCAAAATCTTTTGTCTTTCAGCATCGGCTGTATCCCTCGTCGCGCAAACAACGATTGTCGACTTCGACACGGAACCCAATGGGAGCGGCTCTTTCTTCATTAATGATAACCCGTTAGGAGGGTGGACGGTCGGTTCTGGGGTATCCACGTTTGATACGGGCTTTAGTTCAACTACTGTCATTGGAGTTGGAAATAGCCCCGCAGGGACAGCTCCTCTTATGATCGGTGGTGCCTCAGGTAGTTATGCATCCGATACTTCATTGCCTAGTGTTCCAGAAATAAGGACTCTCCAGAACTCAAGTGCTGGGGCTAACAACACATTCGTAAACCGCGTCGATACAGGTGGAGTCCTCTTCTCAACGCGTGCTGCTTTTGTGGTGGAATCAGAAAATTGGCTCTCATCAACTGCTGGGGGCGTTAGTCTTGACTCCTACCAAATTGATATAGTCCGACTCGACGGCTCATCAGCGAATGCAAACTTGCGCGCCCTTGTCCGCGATGGAGGCAACTACCATGTATCCACGACAGCTGTCACCAGCGAAGACACATTAAGCTTAGATTTTAGTGCTGAAACTTGGGTAAACCTTGGGTCTTCCGGAGATTCTCTGCTTACTACTGAATTTAGAAGTTATAGTGGCGCTTCTTCTATCACGTTCTCACAGGTGGACGCTGTCGGTTTCATATATGAGTATAGCATTATGGGCGATTCAGGTGATGGTAACCAAGACCTTCGAATTGGGAATTTTGAGGTGACTGCGACAGCTATACCTGAGCCATCTACTTACGCACTGTTTGCTAGTATCCTTGGCTTGGGTGTCATATATTTCCGCCGGCGCAAGGCATAA
- a CDS encoding sigma-70 family RNA polymerase sigma factor, with protein sequence MTFDEIVNEFYAPLYRFGYSLAKSEDGAGDLTQQTFYIYAEKGDQLRDKSKVKSWLFTTLYREFLRTKRKDDRMENTEDDVLERTAPATQPEVLRAVDGNTAVEALQEVDDVYRTPLMLFYLKNNSYKEIAEILAVPIGTVMSRISRGKNQLKAILAEPRAETA encoded by the coding sequence GTGACTTTCGACGAGATAGTAAACGAATTCTATGCTCCGCTTTATCGCTTCGGATACAGCTTAGCAAAATCCGAAGACGGAGCCGGAGACCTGACACAGCAGACCTTCTACATCTACGCAGAAAAAGGCGACCAGCTCAGGGATAAATCCAAGGTCAAATCTTGGCTCTTTACCACGCTCTATCGAGAGTTTCTACGCACCAAGCGAAAGGACGATCGCATGGAAAATACTGAAGATGACGTGCTCGAACGCACAGCCCCTGCCACACAGCCGGAAGTGCTCCGCGCAGTAGACGGCAACACCGCAGTCGAAGCTCTTCAAGAGGTCGACGACGTCTACCGAACACCGCTGATGCTCTTCTACCTTAAAAATAATTCCTACAAAGAAATCGCTGAAATCTTAGCCGTTCCGATCGGCACGGTAATGTCCCGTATATCCCGAGGAAAAAACCAGCTCAAAGCGATCCTAGCAGAACCCCGCGCCGAAACGGCATAA
- the queA gene encoding tRNA preQ1(34) S-adenosylmethionine ribosyltransferase-isomerase QueA, with amino-acid sequence MKTDAYDFALPDELIAQKPAAQRDQSKLLVVDRSSQRISHHAFSELPQILGPSNLQIFRNNATVLRARIYGKRETGGKVECVLLEPKDDAPLVWECLLKPGRKLPPGTRFRQEGVYTAEVLEKSDESGTAWVHFYPQGLNDVVAIADTCGELPLPPYIQREGPEADDDTRYQTTYADPNKKIAAAAPTAGLHFTQEINDALSSAGHRFHDLTLRVGLGTFRPVKSENIEDHKIHRERYWIEGSTIAALRNSTGKRLAIGTTSVRTVEDALRHAPADLAEGSFSRDADLFIIPPFNYLGVDQLITNFHLPRSTLFGLVAAFLTPQSIDGVDWLKTIYAEAISKKYRFFSYGDAMLII; translated from the coding sequence ATGAAGACGGACGCCTATGATTTCGCTCTACCCGACGAACTGATCGCGCAAAAGCCCGCAGCTCAACGCGATCAATCGAAACTTTTGGTAGTCGATCGCAGCTCTCAAAGGATTTCCCACCACGCCTTCTCAGAACTTCCCCAGATTCTCGGCCCGTCGAATCTCCAGATCTTCCGTAACAATGCCACTGTCCTCCGCGCACGGATCTATGGTAAGCGTGAAACGGGTGGCAAGGTAGAGTGCGTGTTGCTCGAGCCCAAGGATGACGCTCCTCTTGTATGGGAATGCCTTCTCAAACCGGGCCGCAAACTCCCTCCCGGAACTCGATTTAGGCAAGAAGGTGTCTACACGGCAGAAGTATTGGAGAAGTCCGACGAATCAGGAACAGCCTGGGTGCACTTTTATCCTCAAGGCTTAAATGACGTGGTCGCCATCGCCGACACCTGCGGAGAGTTGCCACTCCCCCCTTACATTCAGCGAGAGGGACCTGAAGCTGATGACGATACGCGCTACCAGACAACATATGCGGACCCAAACAAGAAAATCGCTGCAGCTGCTCCAACTGCCGGACTTCATTTTACCCAGGAAATCAATGATGCCCTCTCATCTGCGGGCCACAGATTCCACGACCTCACATTGAGAGTTGGGCTGGGCACCTTCCGACCGGTAAAATCGGAAAATATTGAAGATCACAAGATCCACCGTGAACGCTATTGGATCGAAGGCTCTACCATCGCGGCTCTTCGGAATAGCACAGGCAAGCGCCTTGCCATCGGCACAACTAGCGTGCGCACCGTCGAGGACGCTCTGAGGCATGCTCCCGCAGATTTGGCTGAGGGCTCTTTTTCTCGAGACGCTGATTTATTTATCATTCCCCCTTTTAACTATCTGGGTGTCGACCAACTCATCACAAATTTTCACCTCCCGCGCTCAACACTATTTGGTCTGGTGGCGGCCTTTCTCACCCCTCAAAGCATCGACGGTGTAGATTGGTTAAAGACAATCTACGCCGAAGCCATTTCCAAGAAATATCGCTTCTTCAGTTATGGTGATGCGATGCTGATTATTTAG
- a CDS encoding histidine triad nucleotide-binding protein, whose amino-acid sequence MADKTLFQKIADKEIPAKLVYEDDVCIAFHDIAPQAPTHILVVPRKPIPRVGAATVEDQATLGHLLLTAGNVARELGLENGFRTVINNGPDAGETVPHLHVHVLGGRPMTWPPG is encoded by the coding sequence ATGGCTGACAAAACCCTTTTCCAGAAAATCGCCGACAAAGAGATTCCGGCGAAACTCGTTTATGAGGACGATGTATGCATCGCCTTTCATGATATCGCCCCCCAAGCACCAACCCACATATTGGTTGTTCCGCGTAAACCCATCCCACGAGTCGGGGCCGCGACGGTTGAAGACCAAGCCACCTTGGGCCACTTACTCCTGACAGCTGGAAACGTGGCACGCGAGCTCGGGCTAGAAAACGGCTTTCGCACGGTGATCAATAACGGACCCGACGCAGGTGAGACCGTGCCCCACCTGCATGTGCACGTGCTCGGAGGAAGACCCATGACTTGGCCTCCTGGCTGA
- a CDS encoding aminodeoxychorismate/anthranilate synthase component II, with translation MLLVIDNFDSFTYNLVQYFGEMGVEQKVVRNDALTAKQAWDLNPERILISPGPCSPIEAGVSLEIIAKFAGHRPILGICLGHQSIGHHFGGNIIRAKSLMHGKTSSISHQGTGLFSGIPDPVTATRYHSLIIERPSCPDCLDITAESEDGTIMAVQHKSMPIHGLQFHPESYATEQGKQMLRNFLSL, from the coding sequence ATGCTCCTCGTCATCGATAACTTCGATTCATTCACCTACAACCTGGTCCAATACTTTGGAGAGATGGGTGTGGAGCAGAAAGTCGTGCGCAATGACGCGCTTACCGCTAAACAAGCCTGGGACCTCAACCCCGAGCGTATCCTCATCTCACCTGGCCCTTGCTCCCCCATCGAGGCTGGGGTAAGCCTAGAGATCATAGCCAAATTCGCCGGCCATCGCCCGATTCTTGGAATCTGTCTGGGGCACCAGAGCATTGGGCACCATTTTGGTGGAAACATCATTCGCGCGAAAAGCCTTATGCACGGAAAGACCTCGTCCATTTCCCACCAGGGCACAGGCCTATTCTCAGGCATTCCGGATCCGGTAACGGCTACCCGTTATCATTCGCTCATTATCGAACGGCCCAGCTGTCCAGATTGTCTAGATATTACGGCCGAGTCTGAAGACGGAACCATCATGGCGGTCCAACATAAATCGATGCCCATACACGGGCTTCAGTTTCACCCGGAATCCTATGCTACAGAGCAAGGGAAACAAATGCTCCGGAATTTTTTGTCTCTCTAG
- a CDS encoding serine/threonine-protein phosphatase — translation MQFTAFGLTDIGRSRQKNDDAFLLDANLKVFAVADGLGGLPGGDLASQTAVASILEDAKGKRIESLLDMHQAVRSANSAVYREGNKVSEEVGIGTTLTTMMVREKDIIFAHVGDTSLYLYRRGALRKLTKDHTMAQEVRDSLRPGEETFIPEYFAHTLTRCLGQKEQVEVDLGHQAINEGDRLFLCSDGVDKVFEIAEIEDSLAEATKPEPLIRSLIEEGNIRGGPDNITAIAIFFA, via the coding sequence ATGCAGTTCACCGCATTCGGACTCACAGATATCGGACGCAGCAGACAAAAGAACGATGACGCTTTTTTGCTCGATGCAAATCTCAAGGTATTTGCAGTGGCGGACGGACTCGGTGGCCTGCCCGGAGGAGACTTAGCGAGTCAGACAGCGGTCGCATCTATCTTGGAAGACGCCAAAGGTAAACGAATCGAGTCTCTCTTGGATATGCATCAAGCTGTGCGTTCGGCAAACTCTGCTGTCTATCGCGAAGGAAACAAAGTCAGCGAGGAAGTGGGTATCGGCACCACCCTGACCACCATGATGGTTCGCGAAAAAGACATCATCTTCGCACATGTGGGAGATACATCGCTCTACCTCTATCGACGCGGAGCCCTGCGAAAATTAACTAAAGATCACACGATGGCTCAAGAAGTGCGCGACTCGCTTCGTCCTGGTGAAGAGACATTCATTCCAGAATATTTCGCCCATACGCTGACTCGATGCCTGGGTCAGAAAGAGCAAGTCGAAGTCGATCTCGGGCATCAAGCAATCAACGAAGGAGATCGCCTGTTCCTGTGCAGTGATGGCGTCGACAAAGTGTTCGAAATTGCCGAAATTGAAGATTCTCTCGCCGAAGCAACTAAGCCAGAGCCCCTGATCCGTTCTCTGATCGAGGAAGGAAACATTCGCGGCGGTCCAGATAACATCACCGCGATCGCCATCTTCTTCGCCTGA
- a CDS encoding LacI family DNA-binding transcriptional regulator, translated as MKPTTPRSTKAVTLADVAQAAGVSKSTASLALRDDARVKSITKDLIRSVADKLGYVRDPAMSRFSRYRWEGSRRSRETIVYLAHYPDKKERYPWLFPAADSMARELGYTLEYVELSEYPSPSRLSDMLFHRGVRGVFLAPILPGSEIPEMSWSRFSVVASDEGHADLPFHSVRPNYRSALRRCWEYLLAQGCKRPGFALLQEDLSPKVSTLAGEFLFLQEQFLQAEEIVPVLYGKDLDKTDIKVRLNDWIRLYEPDAIIGFNDAVYWALESLDWKHLSTHRAFASVMSSEGINSVKITGTSFPRHLLGGSAIRLLDGMIQNGEQGIPEYPARHLVAPEWINGATES; from the coding sequence ATGAAACCAACAACGCCGCGCAGCACTAAGGCGGTAACTCTCGCTGACGTCGCTCAGGCTGCAGGGGTGTCTAAGTCGACCGCATCACTTGCCCTGCGGGACGATGCACGTGTTAAGTCGATCACAAAAGATCTCATACGCTCGGTAGCTGACAAATTGGGTTATGTCAGAGATCCGGCAATGAGTCGTTTCTCACGCTATCGCTGGGAGGGCAGTCGGCGATCGCGCGAAACAATTGTTTATTTAGCTCACTACCCAGATAAGAAAGAACGCTACCCTTGGCTTTTTCCTGCGGCTGATTCAATGGCCCGGGAACTAGGCTACACATTAGAGTATGTTGAATTGTCGGAATATCCCTCACCCAGCCGACTGAGTGACATGCTGTTCCATCGCGGCGTGCGCGGTGTATTCCTCGCACCGATTCTTCCGGGATCAGAAATCCCCGAGATGTCATGGTCGCGCTTCTCTGTTGTTGCTTCCGATGAGGGACACGCAGATCTGCCTTTTCACTCGGTGCGGCCAAATTATCGGAGCGCCTTGCGTCGTTGCTGGGAATATCTGTTAGCTCAAGGTTGCAAGCGCCCGGGCTTTGCTCTCTTGCAAGAAGACCTGAGTCCCAAGGTATCTACCCTCGCGGGAGAATTTCTCTTTCTCCAAGAACAGTTTCTACAGGCAGAAGAGATCGTTCCGGTTTTATATGGAAAGGACTTAGACAAAACTGACATAAAAGTTCGTTTGAACGATTGGATCAGGCTTTATGAGCCAGATGCCATCATCGGATTTAATGACGCCGTGTATTGGGCCCTTGAATCTCTCGACTGGAAACATCTCTCGACCCATAGAGCCTTTGCTTCTGTAATGAGCTCTGAGGGCATTAACTCAGTCAAAATAACGGGCACTAGCTTTCCACGTCACTTACTTGGAGGCTCAGCAATTAGGCTCCTTGATGGAATGATTCAAAATGGCGAACAGGGTATTCCAGAGTATCCAGCCAGGCATTTAGTAGCGCCCGAATGGATCAATGGTGCTACTGAATCTTAA
- a CDS encoding anti-sigma factor, producing MNIEEAKFILQSYRPGDEDHDDPVFVDALAMLKQSDELRAWHRSEVAFDQLFQSKVQSIEPPADLRVTILAGMRAGATHRAETAALNKVDTTQRSFWAANKWLGLAAAMVVILAVGSLMRWAPQPGTASNRVAAAHTPALLSYLTDHYTAFSGFDKNSNDAATLVSYLDTQGAPHPKMTDLPKYLNGAPTMGCLQTSFDGESISMICFYTEKGMVHLYTADPVALDAEMRTQMPFYHSDRNRNYRVWEDEGRLFMLANEGKKEVLRDVF from the coding sequence ATGAACATCGAAGAAGCCAAGTTCATTCTCCAATCCTATCGCCCCGGCGACGAAGATCATGATGATCCCGTGTTCGTCGACGCACTCGCAATGCTCAAGCAAAGCGATGAGCTGCGCGCATGGCACCGATCAGAAGTAGCCTTTGATCAGCTCTTTCAAAGCAAAGTGCAAAGCATCGAACCTCCCGCAGATCTACGTGTAACCATACTTGCCGGGATGCGTGCTGGCGCCACTCATAGAGCAGAAACTGCGGCACTGAATAAAGTAGATACGACCCAACGTAGTTTCTGGGCCGCTAACAAATGGCTCGGGCTTGCTGCAGCCATGGTAGTCATCCTTGCTGTCGGAAGCCTGATGCGCTGGGCCCCTCAACCTGGAACAGCCTCAAATCGAGTCGCCGCTGCTCATACCCCGGCGCTACTCAGCTATCTGACCGATCATTACACTGCATTCTCGGGTTTTGACAAAAACTCCAATGACGCAGCAACGCTAGTCTCTTATCTAGATACTCAGGGTGCCCCGCATCCCAAAATGACGGATCTTCCCAAATACTTGAACGGCGCGCCGACCATGGGCTGCCTACAGACTTCATTCGATGGCGAGTCTATTAGTATGATCTGCTTTTATACCGAAAAAGGCATGGTCCACCTCTACACCGCAGATCCCGTTGCACTCGATGCTGAGATGCGAACTCAGATGCCATTTTACCACTCGGACCGGAATCGCAACTATCGCGTGTGGGAAGATGAAGGGCGACTCTTCATGCTTGCGAACGAAGGTAAAAAAGAAGTCTTACGTGACGTTTTTTAA
- the nrdR gene encoding transcriptional repressor NrdR, with protein MRCPRCGKNENKVIDSRMAKNGLTIKRRRQCLNCDHRFSTLEAIEAQDLPVRKSDRTSQDFSTDKLRASIMKATEKTQVDAEQIDLMVAEITEQLHNEFVLEIPSKAIAEKIMTYLKRIDKIAYVRFAIVYKDFREITDLEREISQLHT; from the coding sequence ATGCGTTGTCCTCGCTGCGGCAAAAATGAGAACAAGGTCATCGACTCCAGAATGGCTAAGAATGGCCTGACCATCAAACGGCGTCGGCAATGCCTGAATTGTGACCACCGCTTTTCAACGCTCGAGGCCATCGAGGCCCAGGATTTGCCAGTCCGCAAAAGCGACCGAACCAGCCAAGACTTCTCAACGGATAAACTCCGCGCCTCCATCATGAAGGCGACGGAGAAGACTCAAGTCGATGCTGAGCAAATCGACCTGATGGTCGCTGAGATTACGGAGCAGCTTCACAATGAGTTTGTTCTCGAGATCCCAAGTAAGGCCATCGCTGAGAAGATCATGACTTACCTGAAGCGGATAGATAAGATTGCATATGTCCGTTTCGCTATTGTATACAAAGATTTCCGAGAGATAACCGACTTAGAGCGGGAGATTTCTCAGCTTCACACCTAG